The following coding sequences are from one Mustela lutreola isolate mMusLut2 chromosome 5, mMusLut2.pri, whole genome shotgun sequence window:
- the LOC131831333 gene encoding ovomucoid-like isoform X1, with translation MKTFFVAILATSYFSYIFGQRPVKGVSCSYYQRTSIQKKHTCSIRVSPLCASNNVTYSNTCVYCFANIALKLTLRIQYNGKCKKTEKVWDVT, from the exons ATGAAAACTTTCTTTGTGGCTATTTTGGCTACCAGCTATTTCTCAT ATATTTTTGGTCAACGTCCAGTCAAG GGCGTTTCATGCAGTTATTATCAAAGGACGTCTATACAAAAGAAACATACATGCTCCATAAGAGTCAGCCCGTTATGTGCTTCTAATAATGTTACATATTCTAATACCTGCGTGTACTGCTTCGCTAACAT AGCTTTGAAACTCACTCTTCGTATTCAGTACAATGGAAAATGCAAAAAGACCGAAAAAGTCTGGGATGTGACATGA
- the LOC131831333 gene encoding ovomucoid-like isoform X2 encodes MRDIFGQRPVKGVSCSYYQRTSIQKKHTCSIRVSPLCASNNVTYSNTCVYCFANIALKLTLRIQYNGKCKKTEKVWDVT; translated from the exons ATGAGAG ATATTTTTGGTCAACGTCCAGTCAAG GGCGTTTCATGCAGTTATTATCAAAGGACGTCTATACAAAAGAAACATACATGCTCCATAAGAGTCAGCCCGTTATGTGCTTCTAATAATGTTACATATTCTAATACCTGCGTGTACTGCTTCGCTAACAT AGCTTTGAAACTCACTCTTCGTATTCAGTACAATGGAAAATGCAAAAAGACCGAAAAAGTCTGGGATGTGACATGA